A single region of the Phalacrocorax aristotelis chromosome 17, bGulAri2.1, whole genome shotgun sequence genome encodes:
- the PLPP7 gene encoding inactive phospholipid phosphatase 7 translates to MPASQPRSRARDRNVLNRAEFLSLNQPLKGNQESRSSGRKQSSQAGAAGAQNSNPKERRQSQQLPEEDCMQLNPSFKGIAFNSLLAIDICMSKRLGVCANRASSWGGARSMINLLGITGHGIPWIAGTLICLVKSSTLAGQEVLMNLLLALLLDIMIVAGLQKLAKRKGPYDVNPGLLDYLTMDTYAFPAGHASRAAMLSKFFLNHLVLAIPLRILLVLWALCVGFSRVMIGRHHITDVLSGFAFGYLQFRLVELIWMSSNTCQMLISIW, encoded by the exons ATGCCAGCATCCCAGCCACGGTCCAGGGCAAGAGACAGGAATGTCCTCAACAGGGCTGAGTTCCTCTCCCTGAATCAGCCCTTGAAAGGGAACCAGGAGAGCAGGAGCTCCggcagaaagcagagcagccaggccGGGGCAGCCGGTGCCCAGAACAGCAACCCCAAGGAGCGGAGGCAGTCGCAGCAGCTGCCCGAAGAGGACTGCATGCAGCTCAACCCCTCCTTCAAGGGAATCGCCTTCAACTCCCTGCTGGCCATTGATATCTGCATGTCCAAGAGGCTGGGAGTGTGTGCCAACAGAGCCTCCTCCTGGGGTGGTGCCCGCTCCATGATTAACCTCCTGGGGATAACGGGGCACGGGATCCCCTGGATTGCAGGTACACTCATCTGCCTGGTGAAGAGCAGCACACTGGCAGGCCAGGAGGTCCTCATGAACCTTCTGCTAG CCCTGCTCCTGGACATCATGATTGTGGCTGGTTTGCAGAAGCTGGCTAAGCGGAAGGGCCCGTATGACGTCAACCCTGGCTTGTTGGACTACCTGACCATGGACACCTACGCGTTTCCAGCCGGGCACGCCAGCCGAGCGGCCATGCTCTCCAAGTTCTTCCTCAACCACCTGGTCTTGGCCATCCCTCTCCGGATCCTGCTGGTCCTCTGGGCCCTCTGTGTGGGCTTTTCCCGTGTCATGATCGGACGGCACCACATCACAGATGTCCTGTCTGGCTTTGCCTTTGGCTACTTACAGTTCAGGCTGGTGGAGTTGATATGGATGTCTTCCAACACGTGTCAGATGCTGATATCCATCTGGTGA